One segment of Platichthys flesus chromosome 15, fPlaFle2.1, whole genome shotgun sequence DNA contains the following:
- the cdc23 gene encoding cell division cycle protein 23 homolog: protein MKMAALCCEFGDLVQIKKQLITVISLCKERGLLHSGKWASELAFALDPLPKDELPPAAPFTEDDAQDLDALTLAKSYFDLKEYDRSAYFLKGCCSQKAYFLYMYSRYLSGEKKKDDETVDSLGPLEKGQVRNEALRELRVELSKKHNAGELDGFTLYLYGVVLRKLDLLKEAVEVFVEAIHALPLHWGAWLELSNLVTNIEMLKSLSLPDCWTKDFFMAHMYTELQMIKEALQKYQNLIEAGFSKSTYIISQIAVAYHNIRDIDQALALFNELRDQDPYRIDNMDTFSNLLYVKSMKPELSYLAHNLVEIDKYRVETCCVIGNYYSLRSQHEKAALYFQRALKLNPRCLGAWTLMGHEYMEMKNTSAAIQAYRHAIEVNKRDYRAWYGLGQTYEILKMPFYCLYYYRKAHQLRPNDSRMLVALGESYEKLSQQVEGKKCYWRAYSVGDVEKMALLKLAKLHEQLNESDDAAQCYMLYIQDIFYCGEQLEHLEVSTALRYLGQYYFKNKLYDEASLCAQRCCDYNDAREEGKALLRQISQVRDQIETPSADLFAPLSNNNTPVRRVSPLNLISFTP, encoded by the exons ATGAAAATGGCGGCTCTCTGCTGTGAGTTTGGGGACCTGGTGCAAATCAAGAAACAGCTAATAACAGTTATATCGCTTTGTAAAGAACGAGGACTTCTGCACAGCGGCAAGTG GGCTTCTGAGTTGGCCTTTGCTCTGGACCCTCTCCCTAAAGATGAGTTACCCCCAGCCGCTCCCTTCACTGAG GATGATGCTCAAGACCTGGATGCACTTACATTGGCTAAATCCTACTTTGACCTGAAAGAGTATGACCGttctgcttacttcctaaaaGGCTGCTGTAGTCAGAAGGCCTATTTCCTTTATATGTATTCTCGCTATCTG TcaggtgaaaaaaagaaagacgatGAGACGGTGGATAGCCTGG GCCCCCTGGAGAAGGGTCAGGTTCGCAATGAAGCCCTGCGAGAGCTGAGAGTCGAGCTCAGCAAGAAGCACAATGCTGGAGAGCTGGACGGCTTCACCTTGTACTT GTATGGGGTGGTGCTACGAAAGCTGGATCTGCTAAAGGAGGCAGTCGAAGTGTTTGTTGAGGCAATTCATGCACTTCCTCTTCACTGGGGAGCCTGGCTGGAGCTCAGTAACCTTGTCACCAATATTGAAATG CTGAAGTCACTGTCTCTGCCGGATTGTTGGACCAAAGACTTCTTCATGGCCCACATGtacacagagctgcagatgaTCAAAGAAGCGTTGCAGAAATACCAAAACCTCATTGAGGCTGGATTTTCTAAGAGCACCTACATCATCTCCCAGATCGCTGTGGCCTACCACAACATCAGAG ATATTGACCAAGCTTTGGCTCTGTTCAACGAGTTGCGGGACCAGGATCCATATCGCATTGACAACATGGACACATTCTCCAACCTGCTCTATGTTAAG AGCATGAAGCCAGAGTTGAGCTACCTGGCCCACAACCTGGTGGAGATCGACAAGTACAGAGTGGAGACGTGCTGTGTCATCG GTAACTATTACAGCTTACGCTCTCAGCATGAGAAAGCAGCCCTGTACTTCCAGCGGGCTCTTAAACTGAACCCTCGCTGCCTCGGGGCCTGGACTCTCATGGGCCATGAATACATGGAAATGAAGAACACTTCAGCCGCCATTCAGGCCTACAG gCATGCTATTGAAGTGAACAAGCGTGACTACCGTGCCTGGTATGGCTTGGGTCAGACGTATGAGATCCTTAAGATGCCCTTTTACTGTTTGTACTATTATCGAAAGGCTCACCAGCTCAG GCCTAATGACTCCCGCATGTTAGTTGCTCTGGGTGAAAGCTACGAAAAACTGTCACAGCAAGTGGAAGGCAAGAAG TGTTACTGGAGGGCGTACTCTGTTGGAGATGTAGAGAAAATGGCTCTCCTCAAATTAGCAAA GCTCCATGAGCAGCTGAATGAGTCTGATGATGCTGCCCAGTGTTACATGCTTTACATCCAAGATATTTTCTACTGTGGG GAACAACTGGAGCACCTCGAGGTGAGCACAGCCCTACGGTACCTGGGTCAATACTATTTCAAGAACAAGCTCTACGATGAAGCTTCTCTCTGTGCTCAGCGCTGCTGTGACTACAATGAT GCACGCGAGGAGGGAAAAGCTTTGTTGAGGCAGATCTCACAGGTCCGAGATCAGATCGAGACGCCCTCAGCGGATCTGTTTGCACCGCTCTCGAACAACAACACTCCAGTCAGGAGGGTGTCTCCACTGAACCTCATCTCCTTCACACCTTGA